One genomic segment of Cellulophaga sp. HaHaR_3_176 includes these proteins:
- the thiS gene encoding sulfur carrier protein ThiS: MISILVNEKPIRIQKNTNVLQLLEKLRTPQNGIAVALNNTIITKDFWKYEILDDNDSLLIIQATQGG; the protein is encoded by the coding sequence ATGATTTCTATTTTAGTTAACGAAAAACCAATACGTATTCAAAAAAATACAAACGTATTGCAACTTCTCGAAAAATTGCGAACTCCTCAAAACGGAATTGCAGTCGCTTTAAACAATACTATTATCACCAAAGATTTCTGGAAATATGAAATCTTGGATGATAATGATTCACTTCTGATTATTCAAGCCACTCAAGGCGGTTAA
- the recQ gene encoding DNA helicase RecQ → MSLSDIDLHSSLKKYFGFSKFKGLQEKVITSILKGKNCFVIMPTGGGKSLCYQLPALMQEGTAIVVSPLIALMKNQVDAIRGVSSENGIAHVLNSSLTKTEIKQVKSDITNGITKLLYVAPESLTKDEYVEFLQSVKISFVAVDEAHCISEWGHDFRPEYRNLKNIISRLDDNIPIIGLTATATPKVQEDIIKNLGITDADLFKASFNRPNLFYEIRPKTQNIEADIIRFVKQNSGKSGIIYCLSRKKVEEFAQILQVNGVSAVPYHAGFDTKTRSKYQDMFLMEEVDVVVATIAFGMGIDKPDVRFVIHHDIPKSIESYYQETGRAGRDGGEGHCLAFYSYKDIEKLEKFMSGKPVAEQEIGNALLQEMVAYAETSMSRRKFILHYFGEYFDEVNGDGALMDDNTKNPKDKEEAKDDLVKVIKVVKGTMEKFKSKEIVKVLTGKTNAIIASHKTDEKPFFGIGKDKGVEHWMALVRQGLVAGYMKKEIEQYGILHVTEKGAAYLENPVSFMMTKDHVYNQATDDAIVSAAKTSGGVADEKLLKILKDLRKKEGQKLGVPPFVIFQDPSLQDMALKYPISIEELVNIHGVGEGKAKKYGKPFISFIKQYVEDNDIIRPDDLVVKSTGANSALKLYVIQNVDRKLPLDDIASAKGLAIPDLIKEMEQIVYSGTKLNISYWIDEILDEDQQEELHDYFLEADSDGIEDAITEFDGDYEDEELRLFRIKFISEVAN, encoded by the coding sequence ATGAGTTTGAGTGATATTGATTTGCATTCCTCACTAAAAAAATATTTTGGATTTTCTAAGTTCAAAGGTCTTCAAGAGAAGGTAATAACAAGTATTCTTAAAGGAAAAAATTGTTTTGTAATTATGCCCACTGGTGGTGGTAAGTCGCTATGCTATCAACTTCCTGCTTTAATGCAAGAAGGTACAGCTATAGTAGTTTCGCCATTAATAGCATTAATGAAAAATCAAGTAGATGCTATTAGAGGTGTATCTTCAGAAAATGGTATTGCTCATGTTTTAAATTCGTCTTTAACTAAGACGGAGATAAAGCAAGTGAAAAGCGATATTACAAATGGAATAACGAAACTGTTATATGTAGCTCCTGAATCGTTAACAAAAGATGAGTATGTTGAATTTTTACAATCTGTAAAAATATCATTTGTTGCTGTTGATGAGGCGCATTGTATATCAGAATGGGGACACGATTTTAGACCAGAGTACCGAAATTTAAAAAATATTATTAGTCGATTAGATGATAATATTCCAATAATAGGTTTAACAGCAACAGCAACTCCAAAAGTACAGGAAGATATTATTAAAAATTTAGGTATTACTGATGCAGATCTTTTTAAGGCATCATTTAATAGACCTAATTTATTTTATGAAATACGCCCTAAAACCCAGAATATTGAAGCTGATATTATTCGTTTTGTAAAACAAAACTCAGGTAAGTCAGGTATTATATATTGTTTGAGTAGAAAAAAAGTAGAAGAATTTGCTCAAATATTACAAGTAAACGGAGTTAGTGCTGTACCGTATCATGCAGGTTTTGATACTAAAACACGATCTAAATATCAAGATATGTTTTTGATGGAAGAGGTTGATGTTGTAGTAGCAACAATTGCATTTGGTATGGGTATTGACAAACCTGATGTTCGCTTTGTTATTCATCATGATATTCCTAAAAGTATTGAAAGTTATTATCAAGAAACTGGTAGGGCAGGTAGAGATGGTGGAGAAGGACATTGTTTAGCATTTTATTCTTATAAAGACATAGAGAAGTTAGAAAAGTTTATGTCTGGTAAACCTGTTGCTGAGCAAGAAATTGGTAATGCATTGTTACAAGAAATGGTAGCCTATGCAGAAACTTCGATGTCTCGTAGAAAATTTATCCTTCATTATTTTGGAGAGTATTTTGATGAGGTGAATGGAGATGGAGCCCTTATGGATGATAATACAAAAAATCCAAAAGACAAAGAAGAAGCAAAAGATGATTTGGTAAAAGTTATTAAGGTGGTGAAAGGCACTATGGAGAAGTTTAAATCCAAAGAAATAGTCAAAGTACTTACCGGAAAAACGAATGCAATTATAGCATCACATAAAACAGACGAAAAACCTTTTTTTGGTATAGGTAAAGATAAAGGTGTTGAACATTGGATGGCTTTAGTGCGCCAAGGCTTAGTAGCTGGTTACATGAAAAAAGAAATAGAACAATACGGCATTCTTCATGTAACAGAAAAAGGAGCAGCTTATTTAGAGAATCCTGTTTCTTTTATGATGACTAAAGATCACGTATACAATCAAGCTACTGACGATGCTATTGTAAGCGCAGCTAAAACTAGTGGAGGAGTAGCAGATGAAAAATTGCTGAAAATCTTAAAGGATTTAAGGAAAAAAGAAGGTCAAAAACTGGGAGTACCACCATTTGTTATTTTTCAAGATCCATCTTTACAAGATATGGCTCTTAAATACCCGATTAGCATTGAAGAGTTAGTAAATATTCATGGTGTAGGAGAGGGGAAAGCTAAAAAATATGGAAAACCATTTATTAGTTTTATCAAACAATATGTTGAAGATAATGATATTATCAGACCAGATGATCTAGTTGTTAAAAGTACTGGTGCAAATTCAGCTTTAAAGTTATATGTGATTCAAAATGTAGATCGTAAGCTTCCATTAGATGATATTGCTTCAGCAAAAGGGTTAGCCATTCCTGATTTAATAAAGGAAATGGAACAGATTGTGTATAGCGGAACGAAATTAAATATAAGCTATTGGATCGATGAAATTTTAGACGAAGATCAGCAAGAAGAATTGCATGATTACTTTTTAGAAGCAGATTCAGATGGAATAGAAGATGCTATTACAGAGTTTGATGGTGATTATGAAGATGAAGAATTACGCCTTTTTAGAATTAAATTTATTAGTGAAGTTGCCAATTAA